A section of the Aminiphilus circumscriptus DSM 16581 genome encodes:
- a CDS encoding site-specific DNA-methyltransferase has protein sequence MSGPGESYGLFWPGKNAAKDLAAAPPSGRLRPCPEESVDWERTQNRMIEGENLEVLKLLRKDCEGRVKLVYIDPPYNTGKDFVYADDYRREAPKNAPRRGGNGGAEGASRQEAEERRHAAWLSMMYPRLLAARDLLAREGVLFVSCDEGEHPRLRLLLDEILGGANFVGDLVWAGGRKNDSRLLSVSHEYIVCYVRDAAFLRELGVRWRQRKRGLEEIYAQYRKLRRRFRSDHAAVTAAMKAWFAALPDEAPAKAHRHYSCADARGLYFPDNISWPGGGGPRFEVLHPRTGRPVKIPSRGWMTSDPEKMRRWIAEDRVHFGDDETAVPCFKSYLADREEQVPYSVFYRDGRAATKRLRRLMEEDCFDFPKDEEVLRELVAMVTDPGDLVLDFFAGSGSTGHAVLAQNALGEGDRHFLLVQSPEPLDPANKGQRNAAAYCDRLGKPRTIAELAKERLRRAGRAVAQDATRPGRARSSGENGALRSEGADCTEKREAAESGGERALQDFGAPPDLGFRVYKLEPCERSGAEDEGALP, from the coding sequence GTGAGCGGACCCGGCGAGTCCTACGGCCTCTTCTGGCCCGGCAAGAACGCAGCGAAAGATTTGGCGGCGGCCCCGCCCTCGGGGCGCCTCCGCCCCTGCCCGGAGGAGAGTGTGGACTGGGAGCGCACGCAAAACCGCATGATCGAGGGGGAGAACCTGGAGGTGCTCAAGCTCCTCCGGAAGGACTGCGAGGGCCGGGTGAAACTCGTCTACATCGATCCTCCTTACAACACGGGAAAGGATTTCGTCTACGCCGACGACTACCGGAGAGAGGCGCCGAAAAACGCTCCGCGGCGCGGCGGAAACGGCGGCGCGGAGGGCGCGTCCCGGCAGGAGGCGGAGGAGCGGCGCCATGCGGCGTGGCTTTCCATGATGTATCCGCGGCTTCTCGCGGCCCGGGACCTTCTGGCCCGGGAGGGAGTGCTCTTCGTCTCCTGTGACGAAGGAGAGCACCCCCGCCTGCGGCTGCTGCTGGACGAGATCCTCGGCGGAGCGAATTTCGTGGGGGATTTGGTCTGGGCGGGGGGGCGCAAGAACGATTCGCGCCTCCTCTCGGTCTCCCACGAGTACATTGTCTGCTACGTCCGGGACGCGGCGTTTCTGAGAGAGCTGGGTGTCCGGTGGCGGCAGCGCAAGAGGGGGCTGGAGGAGATCTATGCCCAGTACCGGAAGCTGCGGCGGCGCTTCCGAAGCGACCACGCCGCCGTGACCGCCGCGATGAAGGCCTGGTTCGCCGCCCTTCCCGACGAGGCTCCCGCCAAGGCGCACCGCCACTACTCCTGTGCCGATGCGCGGGGGCTCTACTTTCCGGACAACATCTCCTGGCCCGGCGGCGGCGGTCCCCGGTTCGAGGTGCTCCATCCCCGGACGGGCAGACCCGTGAAAATCCCCTCCCGGGGGTGGATGACCAGCGATCCCGAGAAAATGCGGCGGTGGATCGCCGAGGATCGGGTGCACTTCGGCGACGACGAGACCGCCGTCCCCTGTTTCAAGTCCTATCTGGCCGACCGGGAGGAGCAGGTCCCCTACAGCGTCTTTTACCGGGACGGGCGGGCCGCCACCAAGCGCCTGCGCCGCCTCATGGAGGAGGACTGCTTCGATTTCCCCAAGGACGAGGAGGTGCTGCGCGAGCTGGTGGCCATGGTCACCGATCCCGGCGACCTGGTGCTGGACTTCTTCGCCGGGTCGGGATCGACGGGGCACGCCGTGCTGGCCCAGAACGCCCTCGGCGAAGGAGACCGGCATTTCCTGCTCGTCCAGAGCCCCGAGCCGCTCGACCCCGCCAACAAGGGGCAGCGAAACGCCGCGGCCTACTGCGACCGCCTGGGCAAACCCCGGACCATCGCGGAACTCGCCAAGGAGCGGCTCCGCAGGGCGGGCCGGGCGGTGGCTCAAGACGCGACACGCCCCGGCCGCGCACGTTCTTCCGGTGAAAACGGAGCGCTGCGTTCGGAGGGAGCAGACTGCACGGAAAAGAGAGAAGCGGCCGAAAGCGGCGGAGAACGCGCGCTCCAGGACTTCGGTGCCCCTCCCGACCTGGGCTTCCGCGTCTACAAGCTCGAACCGTGCGAAAGGAGCGGCGCGGAAGACGAGGGAGCGCTTCCCTGA
- a CDS encoding ligand-binding sensor domain-containing protein, whose product MGIRRQPVESEGASMSGSGDRRGACLPEFLCIMRFFPALAVLLFPLLAPLPLPSSASAWTFATENDGFFRSFSVSDGLSQSTGQDILQDSFGHLWIGTQDGLNRLTGNGFRVYRREEGNPRSLSNNVIMELFEDSRKTLWVGTFQGGLNRYDPASDSFERFTSGTDARSLRSDQVRDLAENGKGELLVATDQGLDILDAARERVRRISATDGLYVDRLFVDGEGTVWMGCDTGLVRLNPDESISVFFPPLDGPRQVISLTSGEGREILVVFETDALFLFDPATERFRPYARRHPELATANYLTVERTSRGTLWIGTFDKGLFRDDGPGTPILHFRRNPEYLGTLAGNAVRRLYEDKNGHLWVGTYYNGVSVFAPERQKFHVVRSDPQNPSSLLDNMVRGFWLDEEKGELWVATLQGVSRWIPRSGGYRRYTADDGFPKNLAARVRGMYRAPDGRLFVFCFGGLAVYDGAQDRFVPYVPPGELPEGYRSDRTLALHLDRWGNEWIATEDGVFRRDSQGKWTRFVHDDGDPRSLASDYITRFFEDREGRVWISSESAGVSIWTPGLDGFDTLAHRMGDPESLGSNNLFAFAETDDAFWLGTQGGGLSRLDKGTGKIRNYGFGEGLPNETIYAVLPGAEGELWLSTNNGVARFNPRDGAVRVFDEYDGLQSREFNNFAFFRSGDGTLFLGGVAGFNYFRPQEPDGALPPRGVVLDELLVCGENRNDAWMLNTSGTIDLAWHEKDLTLVYSPMDLSAGDRIEFMYRLVGYDEDWKRVGHRRVAEYTNLPDGEYLFRIKASNGSGGWGEDAAEYRIRIGVPPWKTPSAYVVYVFSGFLLMFSVYTVAARRQSKALRKAEEERVRLEDLVRERTSELVQANRELAVLASRDTLTGLCNRRKFDETFAAEFFRAERFDRPLSLALGDIDQFKTLNDREGHLFGDQVLAAVAESLSAGIRSTDVLARWGGDEFALLMLETGTEEALAVVERLRRGLAEVGRRLGREISMSFGVAGKVGDETPENLMHRADEALLRAKREGRNRVVRGDFPE is encoded by the coding sequence GTGGGAATTCGAAGGCAACCTGTCGAGTCCGAGGGCGCTTCCATGAGCGGAAGCGGAGACCGGCGAGGCGCGTGCCTCCCGGAATTTCTTTGCATCATGCGGTTTTTTCCCGCCCTCGCGGTCCTGCTTTTTCCCCTTCTCGCGCCGCTTCCGTTGCCGTCTTCGGCATCCGCTTGGACCTTCGCCACCGAGAACGACGGCTTCTTCCGCTCCTTCTCCGTCTCCGACGGCCTCTCCCAGTCCACGGGGCAGGACATCCTTCAGGATTCCTTCGGACACCTGTGGATCGGCACCCAGGACGGGCTGAACCGCCTCACCGGCAACGGATTCCGCGTCTACCGCAGGGAGGAGGGAAATCCCCGCTCCCTCTCGAACAACGTCATCATGGAACTTTTCGAGGACTCCCGGAAGACCCTGTGGGTCGGCACGTTCCAGGGAGGGCTGAACCGCTACGACCCCGCCTCGGATTCCTTCGAGCGGTTCACTTCCGGGACCGACGCGCGCTCCCTGCGATCCGACCAGGTGAGGGATCTCGCCGAGAACGGAAAGGGCGAGCTTCTCGTGGCCACCGACCAGGGACTCGACATCCTCGATGCGGCGCGAGAGCGGGTCCGGAGGATTTCCGCCACGGACGGCCTCTATGTGGACCGCCTTTTTGTGGACGGGGAGGGAACGGTCTGGATGGGGTGCGACACGGGGCTTGTGCGGCTCAATCCCGACGAGTCGATCTCCGTCTTCTTTCCGCCGCTGGACGGGCCGCGACAGGTGATCTCCCTCACCAGTGGTGAGGGGCGGGAGATTCTCGTCGTCTTCGAGACGGATGCGCTGTTTCTCTTCGACCCCGCCACGGAGAGGTTCCGCCCCTATGCGAGACGGCATCCGGAGCTGGCGACGGCCAACTATCTCACGGTGGAGCGCACGTCCCGGGGGACGCTCTGGATCGGGACCTTCGACAAAGGGCTCTTTCGGGACGACGGCCCGGGCACACCGATCCTCCATTTCCGAAGAAACCCCGAATATTTGGGAACCCTCGCGGGGAACGCGGTGCGCAGGCTCTACGAGGACAAAAACGGCCACCTGTGGGTGGGCACCTACTACAACGGCGTGTCGGTCTTCGCTCCGGAGCGGCAGAAATTCCACGTGGTCCGCTCGGACCCGCAGAATCCCTCCTCGCTTCTGGACAACATGGTCCGCGGGTTCTGGCTCGACGAGGAGAAGGGCGAGCTCTGGGTCGCCACGCTGCAGGGTGTGAGCCGCTGGATTCCCCGGAGTGGAGGATACCGGCGCTACACCGCCGACGACGGTTTTCCGAAAAACCTGGCCGCACGAGTGCGGGGGATGTACCGTGCGCCGGACGGACGGCTCTTCGTCTTCTGCTTCGGTGGCCTTGCCGTCTACGACGGAGCGCAGGACCGGTTCGTGCCCTACGTGCCGCCGGGGGAGTTGCCCGAGGGGTACCGGTCCGATCGGACGCTGGCGCTGCACCTGGACCGGTGGGGAAACGAGTGGATCGCCACGGAGGATGGGGTCTTTCGGCGCGATTCCCAAGGGAAATGGACTCGTTTCGTCCACGATGACGGCGACCCGAGGAGCCTGGCGAGCGACTACATCACCCGTTTCTTCGAGGACCGGGAGGGCCGGGTCTGGATCTCCTCCGAGTCCGCGGGGGTGAGCATCTGGACGCCCGGCCTGGACGGATTCGACACGCTGGCCCACCGCATGGGCGATCCGGAGAGCCTTGGGTCGAACAATCTTTTCGCCTTCGCCGAGACCGACGACGCCTTCTGGCTCGGCACCCAGGGAGGCGGTCTTTCGCGCCTCGACAAGGGAACGGGGAAAATCCGGAACTACGGTTTCGGGGAGGGCCTTCCGAACGAGACGATCTACGCGGTGCTCCCCGGCGCGGAGGGAGAGTTGTGGCTCAGCACCAACAACGGAGTCGCCCGCTTCAACCCCAGAGATGGGGCCGTGCGGGTCTTTGACGAATACGACGGGCTCCAAAGCCGGGAGTTCAATAATTTCGCCTTTTTCCGGAGCGGAGACGGCACGCTCTTCTTGGGCGGCGTGGCGGGGTTCAACTATTTCCGCCCCCAGGAGCCGGACGGTGCTCTTCCTCCCCGGGGTGTCGTGCTCGACGAACTGCTCGTTTGCGGGGAGAACCGGAACGACGCCTGGATGCTCAACACCTCCGGAACCATCGATCTCGCCTGGCACGAGAAGGATCTCACCCTGGTGTACTCTCCGATGGATCTCTCCGCGGGCGACCGCATCGAATTCATGTACCGGCTTGTGGGGTACGACGAGGACTGGAAGCGGGTGGGACACCGGCGGGTGGCGGAATACACCAACCTTCCCGACGGAGAGTATCTCTTCCGGATCAAGGCGTCCAACGGATCGGGAGGGTGGGGGGAGGACGCCGCGGAATATCGCATCCGCATCGGCGTTCCCCCCTGGAAGACGCCCTCCGCCTACGTGGTCTACGTGTTCAGCGGCTTCCTTCTCATGTTCTCCGTCTACACTGTTGCGGCCCGAAGGCAATCCAAGGCGCTGCGGAAGGCGGAGGAAGAACGGGTGCGGCTGGAGGATCTGGTCCGGGAGCGGACGTCCGAACTGGTGCAGGCCAATCGGGAGCTCGCGGTTCTCGCTTCCCGGGACACACTGACGGGGCTTTGCAACCGGCGTAAGTTCGACGAGACCTTCGCCGCGGAATTCTTCCGGGCGGAACGGTTCGACCGACCTCTTTCCCTTGCCCTGGGGGACATCGATCAGTTCAAGACGCTGAACGACCGGGAGGGACATCTCTTCGGCGACCAGGTTCTCGCCGCCGTGGCGGAAAGCCTCTCCGCGGGAATCCGGAGCACCGACGTTCTCGCCCGGTGGGGTGGGGACGAGTTCGCCCTGCTCATGCTCGAGACGGGGACCGAAGAGGCCCTGGCGGTGGTTGAACGGCTGCGGCGCGGGCTCGCCGAGGTGGGACGGCGTCTCGGCAGGGAGATTTCCATGAGCTTCGGCGTGGCGGGCAAGGTGGGGGACGAGACCCCTGAAAACCTGATGCACCGCGCCGACGAGGCGCTGCTGCGGGCCAAGCGGGAGGGACGGAACCGGGTGGTGCGGGGCGATTTTCCCGAGTGA
- a CDS encoding ABC transporter permease yields MTQPFLTALWQHLVIVCTAVGIAACIAVPLGVVVSDHPRVAGAILFVDGVVMTIPSVALYGLLMPVLALVGKGIGTVPAVIAMILYSQLPMLRNTVAGIRNVDRSVIDAARGIGMGKWRILATVSLPLAFPVIMAGIRSSFVMGVGVTAIAAYIGAGGLGMYIMLGIANSNRDLIVTGALATTFLALLADLLLGRLQRVLERRMGKG; encoded by the coding sequence ATGACGCAACCCTTCCTCACCGCTCTCTGGCAACATCTGGTCATCGTGTGCACCGCCGTGGGTATTGCCGCGTGCATCGCCGTTCCCCTGGGGGTCGTCGTGTCGGACCATCCCCGGGTGGCCGGAGCGATTCTCTTCGTGGACGGCGTGGTCATGACCATTCCCTCCGTGGCGCTTTACGGGCTGCTCATGCCCGTGCTGGCCCTCGTCGGCAAGGGAATCGGCACCGTGCCCGCGGTCATCGCCATGATTCTCTACTCGCAGCTTCCCATGCTCCGCAACACCGTGGCGGGCATCCGTAACGTGGATCGTTCGGTGATCGACGCCGCCCGGGGCATCGGCATGGGGAAATGGCGGATTCTCGCCACCGTGAGCCTTCCCCTGGCCTTTCCGGTGATCATGGCGGGCATCCGCTCCTCCTTCGTCATGGGAGTGGGGGTGACGGCCATCGCGGCCTACATCGGAGCGGGGGGGCTGGGCATGTACATCATGCTTGGCATCGCCAACAGCAATCGGGATCTGATCGTCACGGGAGCCCTGGCGACCACCTTCCTGGCGCTCCTGGCGGACCTGCTTCTGGGACGACTGCAGCGCGTGCTGGAACGCCGCATGGGAAAGGGGTGA
- a CDS encoding ATP-binding cassette domain-containing protein produces the protein MEKTTGEIRIVERTEAAEVVSEERPALSSSGADVAPVPGHDGGKACDGEETPLIRFVGVEKRYDNGVVAVRNLDLEVHRGEILVLIGPSGCGKTTTLRMTNRLVEPTEGTILFAGEDISGFDPEELRRRMGYVIQGIGLFPHMSVFENVAVVPRLKGMKGAPLRETVERSLALVGLPAEEYARKWPRELSGGQQQRVGVARALAGDPEVILMDEPFGSLDPLTRESLQDELLKLQQALGKTVLFVTHDIAEAMKMGSRIAVLRAGELVQVGDPLSLLTAPADSFVHDFVGASNPLSKFAFMKVERVRLLTEGLPTVRIGETFAEVRKAVKSTSLIFARNPFAYVLDYAGRLLGFVDAGASRDPSMRVGPFLRRATSVSRNATIHDALLIMVTLGILNVPVLGEDGSFLGVLTFRNLNSYIWEQGEGS, from the coding sequence GTGGAGAAGACCACGGGCGAGATCCGGATCGTGGAGCGCACCGAGGCCGCCGAAGTCGTTTCGGAGGAGCGACCGGCGCTTTCGTCTTCCGGGGCGGATGTCGCGCCTGTGCCCGGGCACGATGGCGGAAAAGCGTGCGACGGAGAGGAAACGCCCCTCATCCGTTTCGTCGGTGTGGAGAAGCGGTACGACAACGGCGTCGTGGCGGTGCGGAATCTCGACCTTGAAGTCCACAGAGGCGAGATTCTCGTGCTCATCGGTCCCTCGGGGTGCGGCAAGACCACCACGCTGCGCATGACAAACCGCCTCGTGGAGCCCACGGAAGGAACGATCCTCTTCGCCGGGGAGGATATTTCGGGCTTCGATCCGGAGGAACTGCGCCGCCGCATGGGGTACGTCATCCAGGGCATCGGCCTTTTTCCCCACATGTCGGTCTTCGAGAACGTGGCGGTCGTTCCCCGGCTGAAGGGCATGAAAGGCGCTCCCCTCCGGGAGACGGTGGAGCGGAGCCTCGCCCTTGTGGGGCTTCCTGCGGAGGAGTACGCCCGCAAATGGCCCCGGGAGCTGTCGGGAGGACAGCAGCAGCGCGTGGGGGTGGCCCGGGCGCTCGCGGGGGATCCCGAGGTGATCCTTATGGACGAGCCCTTCGGCTCCCTCGATCCGCTCACCCGGGAGAGTCTTCAGGACGAGCTGCTCAAGCTCCAGCAGGCCCTTGGCAAGACGGTGCTCTTCGTCACCCACGACATCGCCGAGGCGATGAAGATGGGAAGCCGCATCGCCGTCCTCCGGGCGGGAGAACTCGTGCAGGTGGGGGATCCGCTGAGCCTGCTCACGGCGCCGGCGGACAGCTTCGTCCACGATTTCGTGGGGGCGTCGAATCCGCTCTCCAAGTTCGCCTTCATGAAGGTGGAGCGGGTGCGCCTGCTTACGGAGGGGCTCCCCACGGTGCGCATCGGGGAGACCTTCGCGGAGGTCCGGAAGGCCGTGAAGTCTACCTCGCTGATTTTCGCCAGAAATCCCTTCGCCTATGTGCTCGACTACGCGGGGCGCCTGCTGGGATTCGTCGATGCCGGAGCGAGCCGGGATCCCTCCATGCGGGTCGGCCCGTTCCTGCGCCGCGCCACCTCGGTGAGCCGCAACGCCACCATCCACGACGCGCTGCTTATCATGGTGACTCTGGGGATTCTGAATGTTCCCGTCCTCGGCGAGGACGGTTCCTTTCTCGGAGTGCTCACCTTCCGGAACCTGAACTCTTACATCTGGGAGCAGGGGGAGGGATCCTGA
- a CDS encoding ABC transporter permease, with protein sequence MFLGVATPQFILQFLLEHLWLVGVACGIAFPLALILGIWVTRPSSREGHVARYVTQFVFLGQAVPSLAVIGLVMAVLGTGEATAIFALTIYSLVPMVRNVVEGLRSVDASVLDAAKGIGMAPLGVLVRVELPLALPVIFAGLRTAVVITIGTAALSSQVGGGGLGRMIFTGLSMMDTGLILSGAVPTALLAIFADKALGLVERRLRGSW encoded by the coding sequence ATGTTCCTCGGCGTGGCCACTCCCCAGTTCATCCTTCAGTTTCTGCTGGAGCACCTGTGGCTGGTGGGGGTCGCCTGCGGCATCGCCTTTCCCCTCGCCCTGATCCTGGGCATCTGGGTCACCCGGCCCTCTTCCCGGGAGGGGCATGTGGCCCGGTACGTGACTCAGTTCGTCTTTCTCGGCCAGGCCGTGCCGAGCCTCGCCGTCATCGGTCTCGTCATGGCCGTGCTCGGCACGGGGGAGGCCACGGCGATCTTCGCGCTCACCATCTATTCCCTTGTTCCCATGGTGCGGAACGTGGTGGAGGGACTGCGCAGCGTGGACGCCTCGGTGCTCGATGCGGCAAAGGGGATCGGCATGGCGCCCCTGGGCGTTCTGGTCCGGGTGGAACTGCCCCTGGCGCTGCCGGTGATCTTCGCGGGGCTGCGCACCGCCGTGGTGATCACCATCGGCACGGCGGCCCTGAGTTCCCAGGTGGGAGGGGGCGGGCTGGGACGCATGATCTTCACGGGACTCTCCATGATGGACACGGGGCTCATTCTTTCAGGCGCGGTTCCCACAGCGCTTCTGGCGATCTTCGCGGACAAGGCGCTCGGCCTGGTGGAACGGCGCTTGCGCGGCAGTTGGTGA
- a CDS encoding glycine betaine ABC transporter substrate-binding protein, translated as MRRRGGWILAAVLAVALFAAPLAAAEKFVVGSKAFTEQLILGKFAAVILRDLGFNVEEKIPLGGTNIVRQALESRQIHGYVEYTGTAATVFFKAKDPFPSGQATYEFVRDQDAPKGLVWLPPMAFNNTYCLMLRAADAERLGISTTSELAAYVNANPKELKFGVTNEFFARPDGLPKLLATYEMKPEPRNLNQMEPGLIYLAVKDGSIDVGTGFTTDGRIRAYNLKVLEDDRNMFPVYNPCFVLHKDILDKHPEIAEPFAKLGALLDEEAITELNYQATEENRAPGEIVEEFLKRHGIIK; from the coding sequence ATGAGGAGAAGAGGAGGATGGATTCTTGCGGCGGTGCTCGCGGTGGCGCTCTTCGCCGCGCCGCTCGCGGCGGCGGAGAAGTTCGTCGTGGGGAGCAAGGCCTTCACGGAGCAGCTCATCCTGGGCAAGTTCGCGGCGGTCATCCTGCGCGATCTGGGATTCAACGTGGAGGAGAAGATCCCCCTGGGCGGCACGAACATCGTGCGCCAGGCTCTGGAATCGCGGCAGATTCACGGCTACGTGGAGTACACCGGCACGGCGGCGACGGTGTTCTTCAAGGCCAAGGATCCTTTCCCCAGCGGCCAGGCCACCTACGAGTTCGTCCGCGACCAGGACGCGCCGAAGGGGCTTGTCTGGCTGCCGCCCATGGCCTTCAACAACACCTACTGTCTCATGCTCCGGGCCGCCGACGCGGAACGGCTCGGTATTTCAACCACATCGGAGCTGGCGGCCTACGTGAACGCCAATCCGAAGGAACTCAAGTTCGGCGTCACCAACGAATTCTTCGCTCGCCCGGATGGACTGCCGAAGCTCCTCGCCACCTACGAAATGAAGCCCGAGCCGAGGAACCTGAACCAGATGGAGCCTGGGCTCATCTATCTCGCCGTGAAGGACGGCAGCATCGACGTGGGGACGGGCTTCACCACGGACGGGCGGATCCGGGCCTACAACCTCAAAGTCCTTGAGGACGACCGGAACATGTTCCCCGTGTACAACCCCTGCTTCGTCCTCCACAAGGACATCCTGGACAAACACCCCGAGATCGCCGAACCCTTCGCGAAACTCGGGGCGCTTCTCGACGAGGAGGCCATCACGGAACTCAACTACCAGGCCACGGAGGAAAACCGCGCTCCCGGGGAGATCGTGGAGGAGTTCCTCAAGAGGCACGGCATCATCAAGTAG
- a CDS encoding M20/M25/M40 family metallo-hydrolase, with protein sequence MTDLIENTPRGIYALLQDLMRVRSISGTEGENELVRVLRDRLAALPYFRAHPENLFLAPVETGGLGRHALLAFVEASPRTAKTVVLTGHYDVVDVDVCGELRDLAFEPEAYSRRIGERDISPEARRDLESGNFLFGRGIMDMKGGLAIHAAYLAEMSAAPERLRTNLLFLAVPDEEVDSVGMRGAVSHLVRFAEERGLDYRAALLGEPFKRGVAEGGAATRVSYLGSTGKVTALFFCVGCPTHVGRYFDGVNSLLLATHVMAEMEGNPNLLDGDASGPLCPPACLRMKDLRERYSVTLPERSAAYSSVLFVTRTLGEILEEMRRVAAQALDRTAAQLASVRRSYCERLGQADPGTDLLGGTSERRVYEVREVFRLAAALLGGEEALSRRVESIASGLPDTMDQREKGIRLLDEVLSLSKLKGPCIVVGFLPPFYPSRVNAGRTDRERRLRTAVAGLGDYAREAHGERLQVLDYCGGITDMSYLGFQGTEEELRLLEENLPGWGTLYALSGKDLLRLDVPGFILGCGGEDAHKDTERMDVPFSLETAPKLLRYLVERLAAEE encoded by the coding sequence ATGACCGACCTCATTGAAAACACGCCCCGTGGAATTTACGCACTGCTGCAGGACCTGATGCGGGTCCGGAGCATTTCCGGCACCGAAGGAGAGAACGAGCTGGTCCGCGTTCTGCGGGATCGGCTGGCGGCATTGCCCTACTTCCGGGCCCATCCGGAAAACCTCTTCCTCGCCCCGGTGGAGACGGGCGGATTGGGCCGGCACGCGCTCCTCGCCTTCGTGGAGGCGTCGCCGCGGACGGCGAAGACCGTCGTTCTCACGGGGCACTACGACGTGGTGGACGTGGATGTGTGCGGCGAACTGCGAGACCTCGCCTTCGAGCCCGAGGCCTATTCGAGGCGCATCGGTGAACGGGACATTTCTCCCGAGGCAAGGCGGGACCTGGAATCGGGAAATTTCCTCTTCGGGCGGGGCATCATGGACATGAAGGGCGGGCTTGCCATCCACGCGGCCTACCTGGCGGAGATGTCCGCCGCGCCGGAGCGCCTGAGGACGAATCTTCTCTTCCTGGCCGTTCCCGACGAAGAGGTGGACTCCGTGGGCATGCGGGGCGCGGTTTCCCACCTGGTGCGCTTTGCCGAGGAACGGGGCCTCGACTACCGTGCGGCCCTTCTGGGCGAGCCCTTCAAGCGGGGCGTCGCCGAGGGAGGAGCGGCGACCCGGGTGAGCTACCTGGGATCCACCGGCAAGGTGACGGCCCTCTTCTTCTGCGTCGGCTGTCCCACCCATGTGGGGCGCTATTTCGACGGCGTGAACTCCCTGCTTCTCGCCACCCACGTGATGGCGGAGATGGAGGGCAACCCCAACCTGCTCGACGGAGACGCCTCGGGTCCCCTCTGTCCTCCCGCGTGTCTCCGCATGAAGGATCTGCGGGAACGCTATTCCGTGACGCTTCCCGAGCGTTCCGCCGCCTACTCCAGCGTGCTCTTCGTCACCCGGACGCTCGGGGAGATTCTGGAGGAGATGCGCAGGGTCGCCGCTCAGGCGCTGGACAGGACGGCGGCGCAGCTCGCCTCGGTGCGGCGCAGCTACTGCGAGCGTCTCGGACAGGCAGATCCCGGCACGGACCTCCTCGGAGGCACCTCGGAACGGCGGGTCTACGAGGTCCGGGAGGTCTTCCGTCTCGCCGCGGCGCTTCTCGGCGGAGAGGAGGCCCTGTCCCGCCGGGTGGAAAGCATCGCCTCCGGGCTGCCCGACACGATGGACCAGCGGGAGAAGGGAATCCGCCTCCTCGACGAGGTGCTCTCCCTGTCGAAACTCAAGGGACCCTGCATCGTCGTGGGATTTCTCCCCCCCTTCTATCCCTCGAGGGTCAACGCGGGACGCACGGATCGGGAACGCCGGCTCCGGACCGCCGTGGCGGGTCTCGGCGACTACGCCCGGGAAGCCCACGGCGAGCGCCTCCAGGTTCTGGACTACTGCGGGGGCATCACCGACATGAGCTACCTGGGTTTTCAGGGCACGGAGGAGGAACTGCGCCTGCTGGAGGAGAACCTCCCAGGATGGGGAACGCTCTATGCGCTCTCCGGAAAGGACCTGCTGCGCCTCGATGTGCCGGGCTTCATCCTGGGATGCGGCGGCGAGGACGCCCACAAGGACACGGAGCGCATGGACGTTCCTTTCTCCCTGGAAACCGCTCCCAAACTGCTTCGGTACCTGGTGGAGCGCCTCGCGGCGGAGGAGTGA